A single window of Ptychodera flava strain L36383 chromosome 3 unlocalized genomic scaffold, AS_Pfla_20210202 Scaffold_25__1_contigs__length_14229661_pilon, whole genome shotgun sequence DNA harbors:
- the LOC139125347 gene encoding fibroblast growth factor receptor 2-like, translated as MKGHFPIRWMAPEVLSGNAYTTGSDVWSFGVLLWEVFSLGDNPYDTIQDDDVKDLIGRGQRLEIPQGCTESIYQLMTSCWTEIPAERLNATDLVTALRRFLSEDGTMQSS; from the exons GGACACTTTCCTATCAGATGGATGGCACCGGAAGTATTATCAGGCAACGCGTACACAACCGGAAGTGACGTATGGTCGTTTGGTGTGCTTCTCTGGGAAGTATTTTCACTAG GCGACAATCCTTATGACACTATACAAGACGATGACGTCAAGGATCTTATTGGAAGAGGACAGCGGCTTGAAATTCCACAAGGGTGCACAGAATCCAT ATATCAGTTAATGACGTCATGCTGGACGGAGATACCCGCCGAGAGATTAAATGCCACAGACCTCGTCACTGCCTTGCGACGATTTCTGTCAGAAGACGGTACAAtgcaaagttcatga